In one Euleptes europaea isolate rEulEur1 chromosome 12, rEulEur1.hap1, whole genome shotgun sequence genomic region, the following are encoded:
- the DNAJC28 gene encoding dnaJ homolog subfamily C member 28: protein MKWFCVALKRKICHVWTYSTLVLKKEKQVPFYCICGHRQWSDHKSKKIKDFYVLLKLQEGCSLDDVRNSYRDLAKKYHPDSGSVTADSAIFVEIDEAYRAVLNDVAEKMKSNEKEEEEEDKFKSVAPQHRQYLSFEGIGFGTPSQRERQYMQFRVDRASEQVMEYRKQKMESQLATSSTMLAKDVRQSKKVKITQAIERVVEDLIQESMAKGDFDNLSGKGKPLQKFSDCLHIDPMTHNLNRILIDNGYQPEWILMQKEIRETIEKLRNDLIVARNKLGDPLTPHKVKHWNESCEQFIENIKKLNKRINDFNLIVPILSRQMVHFNASKEIARAQELCKAQMKKTRAEEHTKETEHEHGREFDLKTSFLKWMNLILK, encoded by the coding sequence ATGAAGTGGTTTTGTGTGGCACTGAAGAGAAAAATATGTCATGTATGGACATACTCAACGCTGGttctaaagaaagaaaaacaagttCCGTTTTACTGCATCTGTGGCCACAGACAGTGGTCAGATCACAAgtctaaaaaaattaaagactTTTACGTGCTGCTTAAACTTCAGGAAGGCTGCTCTTTGGATGATGTTAGAAATTCATACCGAGATCTTGCTAAGAAATACCACCCAGACAGTGGTTCAGTTACAGCAGATTCTGCAATTTTTGTAGAAATTGATGAAGCATACAGAGCGGTACTTAATGATGTGGCTGAGAAAATGAAATCAaatgaaaaggaagaggaggaagaagacaaaTTCAAGTCTGTAGCACCACAACACAGACAGTATTTAAGTTTTGAAGGTATTGGTTTTGGTACTCCAAGTCAAAGAGAAAGACAGTATATGCAGTTTAGAGTAGATCGGGCTTCTGAACAGGTCATGGAATACCGCAAACAGAAAATGGAGAGCCAGCTTGCTACAAGCAGTACAATGTTAGCAAAAGATGTAAGGCAAAGTAAGAAGGTAAAAATCACCCAAGCAATTGAACGGGTGGTTGAGGACCTCATTCAGGAATCTATGGCGAAAGGAGACTTTGATAACCTTAGTGGTAAAGGAAAGCCTTTGCAAAAATTTTCAGACTGTCTACATATTGATCCTATGACTCACAATCTGAACCGGATTCTGATAGACAACGGATACCAACCAGAATGGATTCTAATGCAGAAAGAAATACGGGAAACAATTGAAAAACTGAGAAACGATTTGATTGTTGCCAGGAATAAACTGGGAGATCCACTGACACCACATAAAGTGAAACACTGGAATGAGAGCTGTGAACAGTTTATAGAAAATATcaagaaattaaacaaaagaaTTAATGATTTCAACTTAATTGTCCCTATTCTCAGCAGACAGATGGTGCATTTTAATGCCAGTAAAGAAATTGCACGTGCACAGGAACTCTGCAAAGCCCAGATGAAAAAAACAAGGGCTGAGGAACACACAAAGGAAACAGAACATGAACATGGCAGAGAATTTGATCTTAagaccagttttttaaaatggatgAATCTTATTTTGAAGTAA